A single region of the Anoplolepis gracilipes chromosome 1, ASM4749672v1, whole genome shotgun sequence genome encodes:
- the Polr3c gene encoding DNA-directed RNA polymerase III subunit RPC3 isoform X1 yields the protein MKDFYSKLCILLLEEYFGAIVQSIGKSLLYSTKTLDVIRFDTQLPITKVKEGLCVLIKYGFVTYQHDEKGVQYVLNCEKIFMLLRYPRYILFAKTYCGDEGEIMFEEVLKHGYITASEVIIKTYKRIEETPSKCTEQLSIPNLKNIFESLVKNQFLMHSTSFNKTENTEKPNYNLPNLDLTAISNMLQGQTVNPGDDKLYWKVNFDRFTQDFRDKILISAMTQRFDVNAGELMRQLINLMYLRTAPWAATSNPIPFTEIKEEVKKLNYNELEQYLDQYLQLLEEDSSQFIKRVGDSGGGQYSINMKNAFKQLVWTTMEGIITERFSSKAARIFRLVRIEKNVNLDQIQQLAMIPAKEAKCLTYILVQENYIQMQEIKKVGTWTAPTKGLFYFYIDLTKIIQMEIEHCCQALYNIINKRDHELTNNRRMIEKQLRVQTLSTNLKEHGATEQQLADIAEMITPSETQQLEKAQNIIKKLNATELQIDETLFLLMMYFRYH from the exons atgaaggatttttatagcaaattatgtatattattattagaagaatACTTTGGGGCTATTGTACAGAGTATAGGaaagagtttattatatagtacAAAAACGTTAGATGTTATACGGTTTGATACACAACTACCAATAACAAAG gTAAAAGAAGGACTATGtgttcttataaaatatggtTTTGTAACTTATCAGCATGATGAAAAAGGTGTTCAATATGTTctaaattgtgagaaaatttttatgcttcttCGTTATCCAAG atatATACTATTTGCAAAAACTTACTGTGGAGATGAAGGTGAAATTATGTTTGAAGAAGTATTAAAACATGGATATATCACAGCATCTGAAgtcattataaaaacatataaacgAATTGAGGAGACACCttctaaat gtacTGAACAACTTTCCATTCcaaatttgaaaaacataTTCGAGTCATTAGTGAAAAAccaatttttaatgcatagCACATCCTTTAATAAGACAGAAAATACTGAAAAACCTAATTATAACTTACCAAACCTTGATTTGACAGCCATTTCTAACATGTTGCAAGGACAAACTGTCAATCCTGGAGATGATAAACTGTATTGGAAGGTCAACTTTGATCGATTTACACAAGATTTTAG ggataaaattcttatatcaGCTATGACTCAGAGATTTGATGTAAACGCTGGAGAATTAATGAGGCAGTTGATCAATTTGATGTATTTGCGTACTGCACCTTGGGCAGCTACATCAAATCCAATTCCATTTACTGAAATAAAAGAGgaagtgaaaaaattaaattataatgagctCGAACAATATCTTGACCAGTATCTGCAACTTTTAGAAGAAGACAGTAgccaatttattaaaagagttGGTGATTCTGGTGGAGGACAATACAGTATTAAcatgaaaaatgcatttaaacaATTGGTATGGACAACCATGGAAGGTATTATAACAGAAAGATTTAGTTCCAAGGCTGCAAGAATTTTTAG ATTAGTgcgtattgaaaaaaatgttaatctaGACCAAATTCAACAATTGGCAATGATTCCTGCAAAAGAAGCTAAATGTTTAACATACATTTTGGTACAAGAAAATTACATACAGATGCAAGAGATAAAGAAAGTCGGAACTTGGACAGCGCCAACAAAAggacttttttacttttacatagATCTAACTAAGATTATTCAAATGGAAATTGAACATTGTTGTCAAGCAttgtataacattataaacaaGCGAGACCATGAATTAACCAATAATAGACGTATGATAGAGAAACAATTAAGAGTACAAACACTTTCTACTAACCTGAAGGAACATGGCGCTACGGAACAACAATTGGCTGAT ATTGCAGAAATGATAACGCCATCTGAAACTCAACAGCTTGAGAAAgcacaaaatataatcaagaaACTAAATGCCACAGAGTTACAAATAGATGAAAccttgtttttattaatgatgtaTTTTCGATatcattaa
- the Polr3c gene encoding DNA-directed RNA polymerase III subunit RPC3 isoform X2 → MLLRYPRYILFAKTYCGDEGEIMFEEVLKHGYITASEVIIKTYKRIEETPSKCTEQLSIPNLKNIFESLVKNQFLMHSTSFNKTENTEKPNYNLPNLDLTAISNMLQGQTVNPGDDKLYWKVNFDRFTQDFRDKILISAMTQRFDVNAGELMRQLINLMYLRTAPWAATSNPIPFTEIKEEVKKLNYNELEQYLDQYLQLLEEDSSQFIKRVGDSGGGQYSINMKNAFKQLVWTTMEGIITERFSSKAARIFRLVRIEKNVNLDQIQQLAMIPAKEAKCLTYILVQENYIQMQEIKKVGTWTAPTKGLFYFYIDLTKIIQMEIEHCCQALYNIINKRDHELTNNRRMIEKQLRVQTLSTNLKEHGATEQQLADIAEMITPSETQQLEKAQNIIKKLNATELQIDETLFLLMMYFRYH, encoded by the exons atgcttcttCGTTATCCAAG atatATACTATTTGCAAAAACTTACTGTGGAGATGAAGGTGAAATTATGTTTGAAGAAGTATTAAAACATGGATATATCACAGCATCTGAAgtcattataaaaacatataaacgAATTGAGGAGACACCttctaaat gtacTGAACAACTTTCCATTCcaaatttgaaaaacataTTCGAGTCATTAGTGAAAAAccaatttttaatgcatagCACATCCTTTAATAAGACAGAAAATACTGAAAAACCTAATTATAACTTACCAAACCTTGATTTGACAGCCATTTCTAACATGTTGCAAGGACAAACTGTCAATCCTGGAGATGATAAACTGTATTGGAAGGTCAACTTTGATCGATTTACACAAGATTTTAG ggataaaattcttatatcaGCTATGACTCAGAGATTTGATGTAAACGCTGGAGAATTAATGAGGCAGTTGATCAATTTGATGTATTTGCGTACTGCACCTTGGGCAGCTACATCAAATCCAATTCCATTTACTGAAATAAAAGAGgaagtgaaaaaattaaattataatgagctCGAACAATATCTTGACCAGTATCTGCAACTTTTAGAAGAAGACAGTAgccaatttattaaaagagttGGTGATTCTGGTGGAGGACAATACAGTATTAAcatgaaaaatgcatttaaacaATTGGTATGGACAACCATGGAAGGTATTATAACAGAAAGATTTAGTTCCAAGGCTGCAAGAATTTTTAG ATTAGTgcgtattgaaaaaaatgttaatctaGACCAAATTCAACAATTGGCAATGATTCCTGCAAAAGAAGCTAAATGTTTAACATACATTTTGGTACAAGAAAATTACATACAGATGCAAGAGATAAAGAAAGTCGGAACTTGGACAGCGCCAACAAAAggacttttttacttttacatagATCTAACTAAGATTATTCAAATGGAAATTGAACATTGTTGTCAAGCAttgtataacattataaacaaGCGAGACCATGAATTAACCAATAATAGACGTATGATAGAGAAACAATTAAGAGTACAAACACTTTCTACTAACCTGAAGGAACATGGCGCTACGGAACAACAATTGGCTGAT ATTGCAGAAATGATAACGCCATCTGAAACTCAACAGCTTGAGAAAgcacaaaatataatcaagaaACTAAATGCCACAGAGTTACAAATAGATGAAAccttgtttttattaatgatgtaTTTTCGATatcattaa